Proteins from one Anopheles nili chromosome 2, idAnoNiliSN_F5_01, whole genome shotgun sequence genomic window:
- the LOC128721152 gene encoding uncharacterized protein LOC128721152 translates to MGRLSAFFSRKKLTPAKTRLLVDQLKTSCGIFLDPTIRSPNIQGTKALKILRKIITRSQRDIIQYIPERDAILECSLVLVQNYVAHLRLRPSPLKRFRKEAFGDAKVLFQTAVDLLIPELQDEVIDTILKFLQTENLWKVEFICVEILLFVLECRSPSALLLSKLIDRIERSLTVPDVAQVRHVLSVLQNVIASQRWDDIEYSELSKLLRFYHSSVMIGTSRNQIYELRRGFEKCLKTLIPLLSVADVYWFFAVMLPLAFDTEMSDEARIEFGSTVEYTASKMVICDQRSSQHTAEMCSFVMQYLLQYVTSDEATRCILACKVLTKLLDRGEHGPDQFQTPIIFHMDTYYDIVLATDFLPLHQLLVVHRVNLEQALLKAIERHSKRKMNLEVFYQLLCTMLVEAPSGFTAAVVSCLLLKVQKLFLDDPADMQSVVVEQNKRQHANRIHGTIMAVMTLINWIHRTGSMNAYVTRILNDRFDHAPSLNPPLREHYRYAPHHISWYERWLFFDTLEIRYGLWKCFRIAEEKIPKPVRMSTIMNRDRRRRLNGISLHILAGM, encoded by the exons ATGGGAAGGCTTTCGGCATTTTTTTCCCGGAAAAAGTTGACGCCCGCGAAGACTCGCCTGCTGGTGGATCAGCTGAAAACGTCCTGCGGTATATTTTTGGACCCCACCATTCGCTCGCCCAACATCCAGGGAACGAAGGCTTTAAAG ATCTTGCGTAAAATCATCACCAGATCCCAGCGTGACATCATCCAGTACATCCCGGAGCGGGACGCCATCTTGGAGTGCTCGCTCGTGCTGGTACAAAATTACGTGGCCCACTTGCGGCTTCGACCTAGCCCGTTGAAGCGCTTCCGCAAGGAGGCATTCGGGGACGCGAAAGTGCTCTTCCAAACGGCCGTTGATCTGCTGATACCGGAGCTCCAGGATGAGGTCATCGACACCATCCTTAAGTTTCTGCAGACGGAGAACCTCTGGAAGGTGGAGTTCATCTGCGTGGAGATCCTGCTGTTCGTGCTGGAGTGTCGCTCACCATCCGCACTGCTGCTATCGAAGCTGATCGATCGTATCGAGCGCTCGCTCACGGTACCGGACGTTGCGCAGGTACGCCACGTGCTGTCGGTGCTGCAAAACGTGATCGCTTCGCAACGTTGGGACGACATAGAGTACTCCGAGCTGTCGAAACTGTTGCGGTTCTACCATAGCAGCGTGATGATTGGAACTAGCCGCAATCAGATCTACGAATTACGACGTGGGTTCGAAAAGTGTCTGAAAACGTTGATCCCACTGCTGTCGGTGGCTGATGTGTACTGGTTCTTTGCCGTCATGCTACCACTCGCTTTCGACACGGAGATGTCCGACGAGGCACGGATCGAGTTTGGGTCTACCGTGGAGTACACCGCTTCGAAGATGGTGATCTGTGATCAGCGCAGCTCACAGCACACGGCCGAGATGTGCTCGTTCGTGATGCAGTACCTGTTGCAGTACGTCACCTCCGACGAAGCCACACGGTGCATTCTCGCTTGCAAGGTGCTGACGAAGTTGCTCGATCGAGGTGAGCATGGCCCGGACCAGTTCCAGACGCCCATCATATTCCACATGGACACGTACTACGACATCGTGCTGGCTACGGACTTTTTGCCGCTTCATCAGCTGCTCGTGGTGCATCGTGTAAATCTGGAGCAGGCGCTGTTGAAGGCGATCGAGCGGCACAGCAAGCGCAAGATGAACCTGGAGGTGTTCTATCAGCTCCTGTGCACGATGCTCGTCGAAGCACCGAGTGGGTTTACTGCGGCCGTCGTAAGCTGCCTGCTGCTGAAGGTGCAGAAGTTGTTCCTCGACGATCCTGCCGATATGCAATCGGTCGTGGTGGAACAAAACAAGCGGCAGCACGCTAATCGCATTCACGGCACCATCATGGCGGTGATGACGCTGATCAACTGGATCCATCGTACGGGCTCGATGAACGCGTACGTCACGCGTATCCTGAACGATCGGTTCGATCACGCACCGAGCCTTAATCCGCCACTGCGCGAGCATTACCGGTACGCGCCACATCACATCTCGTGGTACGAGCGGTGGCTGTTTTTCGACACGCTCGAGATCCGGTACGGGCTGTGGAAGTGCTTCCGAATCGCGGAGGAGAAAATTCCCAAACCGGTCCGGATGAGCACCATCATGAACCGCGATCGCAGGCGACGGCTCAATGGCATTTCCCTGCACATCTTGGCTGGAATGTGA